The genomic region AAGACGCACATCATTTTCTAAATTATTTTTTAATATAAATTGATGGATTTGAATCATCGCATTTTTAATAATGTCAGCGGCTAATCCTTGAATGGGAAAATTGATGGCAGCGCGCTCAGCCAAGCTACGATATTTTTGATTTCCGGAAATTAAATCATATACCCAGCGGATGCGTCCAGTTAAAGTTTTGACACAACCAGTTTGTTGGGCTTCGGCTAGGATATTAATTTGCCACTGACGAATATTAGCGAAATCATGATAATATTCGTCAATAAATTTTTTAGCTTCTTCTTTGGAAATGCCAGCTGTTTCACTAAAAGCCTTTGCACCCATTCCATAAAGAACCCCAAAGTTTAATGTTTTTGCTTGACGTCTCATTTCTGCTGTAACTTTATCAGGTGAGGTATTATTAATTTCTGCTGCGGTAATTGTATGGATATCGCCATTTTCCCAAAAAACTTTTTTCATTTTAGGATCGTCTGATAGGGAAGCAGCGATTCGTAATTCAATTTGGGAATAATCGAAACCGAGAAAGAGATGGCCTTTCTCGGCAACAAATCCTTTTCGAATTTTTTTCGCCCACTCGCTTTCAATGGGTATGTTTTGAAGATTTGGATTTTCCGAAGAAAGTCGGCCAGTGGCCGTTCCTGTTTGATTATAAGTGGTGTGAAGCCGCGAATTTTTATCAACCATTAATGGTAGGGGTTCCAAATAAGTTGTTTTTAATTTCATTAATTCTCGATGTTGAAGAATAAGGGAGATAATAGGATGGACATCTTTGAGTTTTATAAGTTCTTCTTCGCGCGTTGAAAGGAGGCCAGTTGAGGTTTTGCTCAATTTTTTGTTAGTAATTTTTAAGTGATTAAAAAGAATGTCCGAAAGCTGTTTTGGAGAATTAAGATTGAATTCTTTTTGGGTAATGGCAAAAATTTGTTGAGTAATTTTTTGAATTTCATTTTCGACTTCATTATTTAATTTTTTAAAATGGTCAACATCAATTTTTATACCGTAATTTTCCATTTGGGCCAAAACAGGAATTAACGGCATTTCAATTTCTGAAAAAACCTTTTTAAGACCTAATTCGTTTATTTTTTCTCGTTGCTTTTCGTATATTTTTTGAACAACCTCTAAATTGTTAATAGGGGGGAGGGGTTGTTTGAAAAGGTTATGCCAGATTTTTTGGAGAGAATAATCTTTTATTTCGGAGTTAATCAACCATTGAGCAACTTTTATATCATAAAGACCAACTTGATTAAAAAGACCCAAAGTTTTTATAAGATTTTTTAAATCGTACCCGATAATAACTTTTTCTTTTAAATATCGGGACA from Patescibacteria group bacterium harbors:
- the polA gene encoding DNA polymerase I — its product is MKTLVLIDSHALIHRCYHALPNLTTPKNEPIGAVYGTIRILFKIIKELKPDYLAACFDLAEPTFRHKEYKEYKAKRPKTDEALISQFQKIKEFFEKAKIKYFELPGYEADDLIGTLVKKFSAEKDLKIIILTGDLDTLQLVQNDKVVVYTMKKGIQDTIIYNEDLVKQRYEGLVPAQLVDFKALKGDPSDNILGVKGIGEKTAIELIKNFSSLENLYQEIEKEDFTQSEKAKIIKPKILSLLLEQKEGAFFSKYLATLNCEAPIEIQNLEELKFNDIDKEKVMPLFHEWKFESLINQLKNSGEQSKEKLANSIEFSTTSTINWLPLKKILSSSPNEIFIFFENNELEIFDGTSFFKGSIDVLDFDLSRYLKEKVIIGYDLKNLIKTLGLFNQVGLYDIKVAQWLINSEIKDYSLQKIWHNLFKQPLPPINNLEVVQKIYEKQREKINELGLKKVFSEIEMPLIPVLAQMENYGIKIDVDHFKKLNNEVENEIQKITQQIFAITQKEFNLNSPKQLSDILFNHLKITNKKLSKTSTGLLSTREEELIKLKDVHPIISLILQHRELMKLKTTYLEPLPLMVDKNSRLHTTYNQTGTATGRLSSENPNLQNIPIESEWAKKIRKGFVAEKGHLFLGFDYSQIELRIAASLSDDPKMKKVFWENGDIHTITAAEINNTSPDKVTAEMRRQAKTLNFGVLYGMGAKAFSETAGISKEEAKKFIDEYYHDFANIRQWQINILAEAQQTGCVKTLTGRIRWVYDLISGNQKYRSLAERAAINFPIQGLAADIIKNAMIQIHQFILKNNLENDVRLLLQIHDELIFEVREEKIETIKNEIQKIMEQNNWLSVPLQVQSSIGKTLADLK